In Lysobacterales bacterium, the sequence CTCGTATGGCGACGCGATGTTCATCACACCGCCCAAGGACTCCTGATGCAGTTCACGCTCCACACCACGGACCGGCGTGCACGCCGCGGCCAGTTGCAGTTCGACAAGGGCATGGTCGAGACGCCGGCGTTCATGCCGGTCGGCACCTACGGTTCGGTCAAGGGCATGACGCCGCAGCAGGTGCTCGACATCGGCGCCGAGATCATCCTCGGCAACACTTTCCACCTGTGGCTCCGGCCCGGCACCGAGGTCATCGAGGCGCACGGCGGTCTGCACGGTTTCATCGGCTGGGACAAACCCATCCTGACCGACTCCGGCGGCTTCCAGGTGTGGTCGCTGGCCGAGCGCCGCAAGATCACGAAAGAGGGCGTGCACTTCGCGTCGCCGGTCGACGGCGCCAAGGTGTTCCTGTCGCCCGAGGAGTCGATGCGCATCCAGCGCGCGCTGAACTCCGGCATCGTGATGATCTTCGACGAATGCACGCCGTATCCGGCTACGGAAGCGCAGGCGCGTGCTTCGATGGAGCTGTCGCTGGCGTGGGCCGAACGCAGTCGCGTTGCGTTCGACACGATGCACAATCCGAATGCGCTGTTCGGCATCGTCCAGGGCGGCATGCACGAACCGCTGCGCGCGCGTTCGGCGAGCGGGCTCGCCGCGATCGGTTTCGACGGTTATGCGATCGGCGGCTTGAGCGTCGGCGAGCCGGCGCCGGAGCGCGAACACGTGCTCGACGTGACCCTGCCACACCTGCCCAACGACAAGCCGCGTTATTTGATGGGCGTTGGGCGGCCCGAGGACATCGTCGAGGGCGTGCGCCGCAACGTCGACATGTTCGACTGCGTGATGCCGACCCGCAATGCGCGCAACGGCCACCTGTTCACGCGTTTCGGCAATGTCCGCATCCGCAACGCCAGGCACGAGCGTGACACCGCTCCGGTGGACAAGGACTGCGCCTGCTATTGCTGCCGGAACTTCACGCGCGCCTACCTGCGCCATCTCGACAAGTGCGGCGAGATGCTGTTCTCTACGCTCGCGACCATTCACAACCTGCACTACTACCAGGAGCTGATGCAGGGCATCCGCGCCGCCATCGCCGAACACCGTTTCGACGACTTCGCCGAGGCGTTTTATGCGGCGCGGAGGGAGGCTCGATAGCGTGATAGGCTCGCGCTACACATCCGATGTGTAGAGGCGGCCATGGCCACGAACAAGACTCCGAGATCCGCTGCAGTGTCTGCGGCGAAGCGCAGCCATCAGGTGCGCACGAACATCGTCATCGATCGCGAGTTGGTGGACGCGGTCAAGGAGCGCACCGGCGCGAGGACGGCGCGAGAAGCTGTTCAGCGTGCGCTGGAGCAAGCGGCCGCTCGATTCACGCTCGCGGATCTCCAGGCCATGATCGATCTCGATGCCATTCGTCCCGGATACGATCCGGAGGATCCGACGGCGGAAGATCGCTACGTCCAAAGCGCCGTCGCCGAGCCTGCCGCGGACTATCGTTCCGGGCGAGTCGAGCCATCGAAAAAGCGAAAGCTTGATGATCGTCGATAGTTCGATCTGGATTGATGCGCTCAGCAGGAAGCAGACCGAAGCCACTTTGCGACTCAGGGAGGTCGTGGCGGACGGCGAACAGGTTTCGCTGCTTCCCTGCATCATTCAGGAGGTGCTGCAGGGTTCGAACAATGCCGAGCGCTGGGCCGCATTGGCCGGAATCCTCGCGAAGCTGCCGGTCCTGCGCGTGGCGGACCCCGCGGAGACCGCGCGCAGGGCCGCTTGGATCTATGCGCGAAGCCGCTGGTCGGGCCACACGCCGCGAAGTCCAATTGATTGCTTGATCGCGGCTTCCTGCGTCGAGAGCAGGGAAGTACTTCTGCATTCGGATCGTGACTTCGACGCGATTGCCCGCATCGAGCCCGCACTGAAGGCGGTTCGGGTGTAGCTGCCATTCGGTTCCGGTTCGGTCGCGCTTGCTAGACTCCGCGCCTTGTTCCGGAAGCCCTCCCGATGACCTATCGCACCCGCTTTGCCCCGAGTCCCACCGGCCTGCTGCACCTTGGCGGGGCGCGCACCGCGCTCTACTGCTACCTCGAAGCGCGCAAGCAGAACGGCACCTTCATCCTGCGCATCGAGGACACCGACCGCGAGCGTTCGACCCAGGAATCGGTGAACGCGATTCTGGACGCGATGGAGTGGCTCGGCCTCGATTACGACGAGGGGCCGTTCTATCAGACCGAGCGTCTGGATCGCTATCGCCAGGTCGCGCAGCACCTGGTCGCAGATGGCAAGGCCTACCGGTGCTGGTGCAGCAAGGAACGGCTGGAAACGCTGCGCGAGGCACAGATGGCGAACAACGAGAAGCCGCGCTACGACGGCAAGTGCCGCCATGTTGCCGACGCAGTCGAAGGCGTGGTGCCGGTGATCCGCTTCAAGAATCCGCAGTCCGGCACGGTGGTGTTCGCGGACAAGGTGCGCGGCCGCATCGAGATTTCGAACGAGGAACTCGATGATCTGATCATCTGGCGCTCGGACGATTTCCCGACCTACAACTTCGCGGTCGTGGTCGACGACATCGACATGAAGATCACCGAGGTGATCCGCGGCGACGACCACATCAACAACACCCCGCGCCAGATCAACATCTACTACGCCATGGGCCACGAGCCGCCGGTGTTCGCGCACTTGCCGATGATCCTCGGCCAGGATGGCGCGCGCCTCTCCAAGCGCCACTGGTGCGGTCAACGTGATGAACGTGCCGCGACGACGGTTTTCTGCCGCACGCGTTGCTGAACTACCTGGTGCGCCTCGGTTGGTCGCATGGCGACCAGGAAGTGTTCTCGCGCGAGGAACTGGTCCATCTGTTCGATGTGCGCGACGTGAACCGTGCGCCGGCACGTTTCGACATGGACAAGCTGCACTGGCTGAACCAGCACTACCTCAAGACCGACCTGCCGGAGAAAGTCGCGGCGCATCTGATCCCGCACCTGGAGGACCTCCACTACGCGATGGCGCACGGACCGAAGCCGGCCGAGATCGTGATCGACGCCGATTCCGCGGCGAAGCATCTGGTTGCGGCGCAGCGCCGGCGCTCGAGCTGCGCACGACGCGCTGGCGCGATCGGCGAAGGCGAATGGTCGCCAGCCACGGTGGATGCCGCGCTGCGCGCCGCGGTCGAGAAGATCGGCGTCGGCCTCCTCGGCAAATCGCGCAGCCGCTGCGCGTCGCGATCACCGGCTCGCAGGTGTCCCCGTCGATCGACCAGACCGTGTACCTGACCGGCCAGAAGCGGCGCTCGCGCGCATCGACGCCGCGGTGCG encodes:
- the tgt gene encoding tRNA guanosine(34) transglycosylase Tgt, which gives rise to MQFTLHTTDRRARRGQLQFDKGMVETPAFMPVGTYGSVKGMTPQQVLDIGAEIILGNTFHLWLRPGTEVIEAHGGLHGFIGWDKPILTDSGGFQVWSLAERRKITKEGVHFASPVDGAKVFLSPEESMRIQRALNSGIVMIFDECTPYPATEAQARASMELSLAWAERSRVAFDTMHNPNALFGIVQGGMHEPLRARSASGLAAIGFDGYAIGGLSVGEPAPEREHVLDVTLPHLPNDKPRYLMGVGRPEDIVEGVRRNVDMFDCVMPTRNARNGHLFTRFGNVRIRNARHERDTAPVDKDCACYCCRNFTRAYLRHLDKCGEMLFSTLATIHNLHYYQELMQGIRAAIAEHRFDDFAEAFYAARREAR
- a CDS encoding type II toxin-antitoxin system VapB family antitoxin, with translation MATNKTPRSAAVSAAKRSHQVRTNIVIDRELVDAVKERTGARTAREAVQRALEQAAARFTLADLQAMIDLDAIRPGYDPEDPTAEDRYVQSAVAEPAADYRSGRVEPSKKRKLDDRR
- a CDS encoding PIN domain-containing protein, with the translated sequence MIVDSSIWIDALSRKQTEATLRLREVVADGEQVSLLPCIIQEVLQGSNNAERWAALAGILAKLPVLRVADPAETARRAAWIYARSRWSGHTPRSPIDCLIAASCVESREVLLHSDRDFDAIARIEPALKAVRV